A stretch of the bacterium genome encodes the following:
- a CDS encoding four helix bundle protein → MKSYRDLVVWQKSMALVTEIYLLTKDFPKEELYGITSQIRRSAVSIPSNIAEGYGRNSTQDYIRFLQIACGSLYEMQTQLEIAVNLGYLDKDRSLTVLQNINEIERMLNTLLKKLSKPQ, encoded by the coding sequence ATAAAGTCATATCGTGATCTGGTAGTATGGCAAAAATCTATGGCGCTCGTTACGGAAATTTACTTGTTGACAAAGGATTTTCCAAAAGAAGAACTGTATGGTATTACCTCACAGATAAGACGGAGTGCGGTATCCATTCCAAGCAATATTGCCGAAGGTTATGGCAGAAATTCAACACAGGATTATATCCGTTTCCTTCAGATAGCCTGCGGCTCTCTGTATGAAATGCAGACTCAACTGGAGATTGCGGTTAATCTGGGATATCTGGATAAAGACCGCTCTCTGACTGTTCTGCAGAATATCAATGAAATAGAACGTATGCTCAATACACTTCTGAAAAAACTCTCAAAACCACAATAA